DNA from Maniola hyperantus chromosome 28, iAphHyp1.2, whole genome shotgun sequence:
TACGTACGCGGCGGGAGCCTGTGTTTCGGTCGCTCGTTCGGCCGCGGCTGGCTCGTCTTCATCATCTTCACGGTCTTCAACTTCCCGTTTCACTGCAACTGCTTCATCAGTTGCGGCAGTCGCGTCTagttctgtccgtccgtccgcgtcGGAGTGTGCTATGTACACATCACAGTAGTCAGGCTCTGACACTGCCGAGACAATATCAGACTGCAATTGGTATTTCACACGGCTTATCAGTTTGACATGTCGTATTGTTATCTGAAACAAGTTCATGCCTTTAGACAAATTTAAGTAGTATATATAAGTAACATTCGCAACGAGCGTGTCCATTGCGGCGCCACTATAAgcatgtgactgactgactagagCAATGCTCACATTGTAAGCTGTTACACTACACTCAAACGACACAGGTGGCACACTTATGCCTGTCCCAGACGCTTGAGATAAACAGCAAGCGTGTGGACGGGTGTTTGTATATGCTTGCCAATGCTTTGGTTCTGATTGGCAGGCAAGCCATCTGTGGTGTTTGCCGATGCTTTACATTCTGTTACATATAACAACAAAGTGCATCAAACATTCCTCACCACTTCATGTCTGTCAAGCAGCTCCATCATCAGGGAGCACgctctcaagctcttgtctctGAATGTGCTAAAGTTCACCAGTCTCTGGGCACATTGCACACAAAGCGTCGGTTTGAGCTTTCCTTGACCACACAACTGCAACAAACACAACTAATTCATATACAGTTCCACATAAGAGTGGCCGTGCACTGGTCTACTGCTCGAGCAGTTGACACCGCTCTTAGACTGCACACTGACTTAAGAATGATATACAACTTACAGAATGTCCCACTAAATGTTCATATGCTTCTTCCAACTTGTATTTACTCATCAGAACCAGCTTGCTGCGAGTGTCCAGGCATATCATGCAGACCTGTGCAAAGTGTTATAAGTATAATCATTCCAACCTTCCATTGTGAACTTGAAGTGCGAACCGTATGTACTAAGGTTAGTTTTAATAGGTACCAATATCACTATGCCTTGAAGCTTGAAATGAAAGCTACGAGCATTATGTAGGACTTACCAGCACTGGTGAAGGGACAGCACCAGCTCGAATCTGCCTTGAGCCACTTTCTATTTCATACATATCATCATTTAGAAAATGCTGCGAGCAGACCACAGCACGCTCAGGCAGGGGAGTGTGTTGTTTGCCGAGGGCTCTGAGCCAAGCAGCATGGAGATGCACTTCTCTGGGGAACCTGGAAATTGCACCCTGGACTTTTTAACAAAAGGTAAATAGCTCTGCCCGGAGTACAGCTCTAGAGTTGGATACAGACTCGCTCGGTTTGTGGACGTGCAGTTGGGAGCTGTGCTCCGATCAGCCTGGGTTGGCGGGAGGCAGGGCAATAAGGTGGCTCGGGTCAGTGACCTCCCTACCGACAAAGCACGGCCGCAAGCGTCTAGGTTAtagtatcattatcatcatcaaccgatagacgtccactgctcgaCAGAGtctgtagggacttctacacgccacggtcttgcgccgcgactcgtctgatgtcgtccaccGAACTATTATAGGTTATAGTATACAAAGTTTAAATGAAATACTCACTCGTGAAATGTAATCTCTGATTCGGAGACGACCTCCGCAGTCGTTTTGCAGAACGGCACACAGCACCGCATTTCTAAGATTTattaaattagaattttcagGCTTCCAGTTTAATTTCATAGTACAATTAATCTATGAGTACAACAAagattagtttttattttagccaCAGATCACTATAATCTGTAAACTATTTTTGGaaaccaaagagaatataacaTAGAGATAGTAGAAAACCTCAGAGACTccacagatcactatatacTAGGAGACTCAGAGTACATGAGCAAAGCAAAACCCAGAAAACGGCTGCTGTCAAATATAAAGTGACGACGGGTAACATTAGAAATGTGttaaacattgttatttgtaaaTCTAATCTCTACGACTACGATTAATGCACAAAATAATGGCTAATTAGGTTtaattataatagtatttttttggcAACCTTCGGGAGCGGAACCCCGATAACGTATCACATCATACCCTCTATATTAATTTACAAGAGGACATACGATCAAATTTTTGCCGCGACTTTActgaattattattgaaatccttctatttataattaagtttttaatactTTATGGCGTAGTCCCTCTACTAAATACTGTAGTACATCAGCTTCCCTTTGAAACCACAAGTTATGGTGCAGagaaattattatcatcaaacTTCACCTGCCAAGATTTACGGGCACCATCGCTAAGTAAATTTATTACTTCTAATCGCTTAAATTCCGTTTAGCATAATTTGTATTGAAAATTGGACTTTATACTAATGCAACAGAATTTAATTTTGCAGGGAAATAAACCTCAAAAAAAATGAGTCAGTGAAACAGCAATGTCAAACCAACCAATTTCATATGAGTTTGGTGGCTAGGTACCTTTCTTTCAGTGTCGAGCAGTGACTTGACAAATCATAAATCATCCCGCTGGTCAGTATGCACCTTTAGAATGTATCTTTAGCAAATAAAAGACGGGTTTTATCAATAAAAGGCGGAATACAATAGAAACTTATCATAATTTCATATCAGGAATTCAGTTCATATGGCATTAAGTGAATTGCCATAGTAATTTACTTGATGCCATGTGAACtgcttacctacatttgtttattagtttagagtttatttatttatattatttatattattattattttttaattaagtaacttttttttagtagtaaaattacctgacacattcgcatgcggtgattacttttaattagctcgtcatattgtcttaaaacttttgtattgttaaatttgtatttgatgtATATGATTAGCTGTTAGTGatccaaataaatgaaaaaaaaaaaaaaaaaaaaaaaaaattattggtaagtaggtacataatacaacAAATTCAttcatcacactaatattataaagccgAAAGTTTGTGTTTATGTTAGTTACtctatcacgcaaaaactattggacggatttgggtgaaattttgaaatatagacctgacttaacacataggctactttatatgtGTTTTAAAATGAAACAATTCCCACTGTTTGGTTTCTTAATGAAAACCAATATACACATAAACCTAtaatgacgaagtcgcggatatcatctagttataCTACTTAAACTACTATACTTTTACTTAAATACCTAGTATACTTAAACTTGTAAACTgatttactctatttttatttttttgtgattttactgATATGAcacattcaaaaagtgtactatGCATGTAGgacttactttgaataaaatatttgaattgaattgaattttaatttgaGTTGCATATTTTGAATTgaacaacgaagtaatccttcaacggttccatttttcctttttaggtacggaacacCAAAAACTAAAGATTTAATTAGTTACTAAGGTACTCATTAATTTAGTAGGTGAACAATATTGTCGAGACTTGAGTAAGCTAGgttaacattgtggctaattccattgtacacaacctctaaactaaactaaaatggctcgTCTaagtctattgctatccctttcataatgttgcttgcgaaaaaggatggcactaaatttagacctgttaatttagtttagtttagagattgtgtacaagagaatcggccccaataacaTTAGTTAGTTAGTAGCCTTGGTTTCCTTCAGTCCACTCTACAAGCTGCCGCTTACGTAACTCGCTACGACTCATATGCGATATTTATTTGTTCACACAAACTCACACTGTGGCTTTTCTCTTGTAAGTCTTTTGAGTGTTCatgtacagtcaaaggccaaaactcgtttagcacctcGATCAGATTCacttgcactgcacggcacggttgtgcgcacatctgagtgtttgtgtggcgtgtttatagaaaagGGTCATAAGTGCGAatggtttttgatgcaatagaTTTTCGGTATTGCTACTTGAATTCTAAAGCCCGCTGTACAGGAAGCCTCAGAGTGAACTAGCAGTTTAGCGACAGGTGTCGTCGCATAACTAACAAGCGACAGCTTGGTACTTAGCCCGTGTGAGTcttcatgtgcctcactaaattaatattttgtgtacattgataattgcacaacttacaaacaaaaggtttttcgccagtgtgagttctcatgtgcttcactaaactaccACT
Protein-coding regions in this window:
- the LOC117995113 gene encoding uncharacterized protein — protein: MRCCVPFCKTTAEVVSESEITFHEFPREVHLHAAWLRALGKQHTPLPERAVVCSQHFLNDDMYEIESGSRQIRAGAVPSPVLVCMICLDTRSKLVLMSKYKLEEAYEHLVGHSLCGQGKLKPTLCVQCAQRLVNFSTFRDKSLRACSLMMELLDRHEVITIRHVKLISRVKYQLQSDIVSAVSEPDYCDVYIAHSDADGRTELDATAATDEAVAVKREVEDREDDEDEPAAAERATETQAPAAHIICKPESSEVCDQALVAPSVLATDHGNEEHPTDADDELDILAPIL